The proteins below are encoded in one region of Halocatena salina:
- a CDS encoding beta-CASP ribonuclease aCPSF1 → MSTVEKQLDDLKAEIAAEIPNDISVSDVTYEGPELVIYTRDPKKFAQNGDLIRTLAGKLRKRITVRPDPDVLARPTDAEAQIRAIIPDEAGVTDLDFHADTGEVVIEAQKPGMVIGRHGSTLREITQKIGWTPEVVRTPPIESATVSNVRNFLKQEREDRREILERVGRQIHREELSDEQWVRISTLGCCREVGRASFILSTAETRILIDCGDKPGAEDEVPYLQAPEANPLNSIDAVVLTHAHLDHSALIPLLFKYGYDGPIYCTEPTRDLMGLLTLDYLDVAAKEGRTPPYESEMVREALKHTIPLEYGDVTDIAPDVKLTLHNAGHILGSAVSHFHIGDGLYNVAFSGDIHYEDTRLFNGAVNEFPRVETLVMESTYGGRNDYQTDQADSEQKLMEVIQETYDRDGKVLIPAFAVGRSQEIMLVIEEAMREGKIPEMPVHLDGMIWEATAIHTTYPEYLRDDLRDRIFHENENPFLSSQFNHIDGGEDERRDVTDDGPSIILSTSGMVTGGPIMSWLEHLGPDPDTTMVFVGYQAQGTLGRRIQSGWDEIPMNGRGGRSDTLSLDLSVETVDGFSGHSGRQGLVDYVRTMNPRPEKVLCVHGDESSAQDLSSALYHKFDMRTFAPKNLETFRFR, encoded by the coding sequence ATGAGCACGGTAGAGAAGCAACTTGACGATTTGAAAGCAGAGATTGCAGCCGAGATACCGAACGACATCTCCGTTTCTGATGTGACATACGAGGGTCCCGAACTCGTCATCTACACGCGGGATCCGAAGAAGTTCGCACAGAACGGTGATCTGATTCGGACGCTCGCGGGGAAACTTCGAAAACGCATCACCGTCCGACCCGATCCCGACGTGCTCGCACGGCCCACGGACGCGGAAGCACAGATTCGGGCGATCATTCCCGACGAGGCGGGTGTGACGGATCTCGACTTCCATGCAGATACCGGTGAGGTCGTGATCGAGGCACAAAAGCCCGGGATGGTGATCGGTCGTCACGGATCGACGCTGCGCGAAATTACACAGAAAATCGGATGGACGCCCGAAGTCGTTCGAACGCCACCGATCGAGTCCGCTACCGTCTCGAACGTTCGGAACTTCCTGAAACAGGAACGGGAAGACCGTCGCGAGATCTTAGAGCGCGTCGGTCGGCAGATCCACCGCGAGGAACTCTCCGATGAGCAGTGGGTTCGGATCAGTACGCTCGGCTGTTGTCGTGAGGTCGGTCGTGCGAGTTTCATCCTCTCGACGGCTGAAACCCGAATTCTCATCGACTGTGGCGACAAGCCCGGTGCGGAAGACGAAGTGCCCTATCTTCAGGCTCCCGAAGCCAACCCGCTCAACTCCATCGATGCTGTGGTGCTCACCCACGCTCACCTCGATCACTCGGCGCTCATTCCGCTCCTGTTCAAATACGGCTACGACGGACCGATCTACTGTACGGAACCGACCCGTGATCTGATGGGACTGTTGACGCTGGATTACCTCGACGTCGCCGCCAAGGAGGGACGGACGCCACCGTACGAAAGCGAGATGGTTCGGGAAGCACTCAAACACACGATCCCACTGGAATACGGCGACGTGACCGATATCGCGCCCGACGTGAAGCTCACGCTGCACAACGCCGGGCATATCCTCGGGAGTGCGGTTTCCCACTTCCACATCGGTGATGGGCTGTACAACGTCGCTTTCTCGGGCGACATCCACTATGAAGACACCCGACTGTTCAACGGTGCGGTCAACGAGTTCCCCCGCGTCGAGACGCTCGTGATGGAATCAACGTATGGTGGCCGGAACGACTACCAGACCGACCAAGCCGACTCCGAACAGAAGCTGATGGAAGTCATCCAGGAGACGTACGACCGGGACGGAAAGGTCCTCATTCCGGCCTTCGCCGTCGGTCGCTCCCAGGAGATCATGCTCGTCATCGAGGAGGCGATGCGCGAGGGGAAGATCCCCGAGATGCCCGTCCATCTCGATGGGATGATCTGGGAGGCGACGGCTATTCACACTACCTACCCCGAATATCTTCGTGATGACCTTCGAGATCGGATCTTCCACGAAAACGAAAATCCGTTCCTTTCGTCCCAGTTCAACCACATCGATGGCGGTGAGGACGAACGCCGCGACGTCACCGACGACGGTCCCAGCATCATCCTCTCCACCTCGGGGATGGTTACCGGTGGCCCGATCATGTCGTGGCTCGAACATCTCGGTCCGGACCCCGACACCACGATGGTGTTCGTCGGCTACCAGGCCCAAGGAACGCTCGGCCGACGCATCCAGAGCGGCTGGGATGAGATTCCGATGAACGGTCGTGGTGGCCGTTCGGACACGCTCTCGCTCGATCTGTCGGTTGAAACCGTCGATGGATTCTCCGGTCACTCCGGACGACAGGGACTCGTGGATTACGTACGGACGATGAATCCCCGCCCCGAGAAGGTGTTGTGTGTTCACGGAGACGAGTCCTCGGCTCAGGATCTCTCTTCAGCATTGTATCACAAATTCGATATGAGGACGTTCGCCCCCAAGAACTTAGAGACGTTCCGATTCCGGTAG
- the proS gene encoding proline--tRNA ligase — protein sequence MSNEQDLGITASKEHETGDWYAQVVQKAELADYAPMGGFIVTRPRGYALWEAIQDHLDGWFKDSGVQNAYFPMFIPESYLQAEKDIVEGFDPEVAWVTHGGYDELDERLAVRPTSESIITPYISQWVRSHRDLPLRVNQWCSVVRWEATETKPFFRTKEFLWQEGHTAHHDRSDAWDETMLRLDQYERLYTDVLALPPLRGQKPEHDKFPGADTTTTLEVLMPDGKSVQAATSHYLGTSFAEAFDITYLDENEDERTAHTTSWGLSWRALGAIIMTHSDDQGLVLPPTIAPKQVVIVPIWQQDTREEVLGYAEQIRSELAAAGIRVHLDDRDERNPGFKFNEWELKGVPVRFEIGPNEVEDEQVSVVHRPDGETAAEPRENVAETTREHLDTVYAKLYAAAEQHRDENVREAESREEILGTIGQHGGYVKTGWCGTEECEDEIKDQIAAEIVLVPGDEEPIHDSCGVCGESAETTAYFAKSY from the coding sequence ATGAGCAACGAACAGGATCTTGGAATAACAGCCAGTAAGGAGCACGAGACCGGCGACTGGTACGCCCAGGTCGTCCAGAAAGCCGAGCTCGCGGACTACGCCCCCATGGGTGGGTTCATCGTCACGCGCCCCCGTGGATACGCGCTGTGGGAGGCGATTCAGGACCATCTGGATGGCTGGTTCAAAGACAGCGGCGTGCAGAACGCGTACTTTCCCATGTTCATCCCCGAGTCGTATCTCCAAGCGGAGAAGGACATCGTGGAAGGGTTCGATCCGGAAGTGGCGTGGGTCACCCACGGAGGGTACGACGAACTCGATGAGCGGCTCGCCGTCCGACCCACCAGCGAGTCGATCATCACCCCCTACATCTCCCAGTGGGTGCGCAGCCACCGGGATCTCCCTCTCAGAGTGAACCAGTGGTGTTCGGTGGTACGGTGGGAAGCCACCGAGACAAAGCCGTTCTTCCGGACCAAGGAGTTCCTCTGGCAGGAGGGCCACACCGCCCACCACGACCGGAGCGACGCGTGGGACGAGACGATGCTCCGGCTCGACCAGTACGAGCGGCTGTACACCGACGTACTCGCGCTGCCCCCGCTTCGCGGACAGAAACCCGAACACGACAAGTTCCCCGGCGCGGATACGACGACGACGCTTGAAGTGTTGATGCCCGATGGAAAGAGCGTGCAAGCCGCGACGAGCCACTACCTCGGGACGAGCTTCGCCGAGGCGTTCGACATCACCTATCTCGATGAGAACGAGGACGAACGGACCGCACACACCACCTCGTGGGGGCTGTCGTGGCGCGCGCTCGGCGCGATCATCATGACCCATTCGGACGATCAAGGACTCGTCTTGCCGCCCACGATCGCGCCGAAACAGGTCGTGATCGTGCCCATCTGGCAGCAAGACACCCGAGAGGAGGTGCTCGGATACGCCGAACAGATCCGATCGGAGCTTGCGGCAGCGGGGATCCGCGTCCATCTCGACGACCGCGACGAGCGCAATCCCGGGTTCAAGTTCAACGAATGGGAGCTAAAGGGCGTGCCCGTCCGGTTCGAGATCGGCCCGAACGAGGTCGAAGACGAACAGGTGTCGGTCGTCCACCGACCCGACGGGGAAACGGCGGCCGAACCCCGTGAGAACGTCGCCGAAACGACCCGAGAACACCTCGATACGGTGTATGCGAAGCTGTACGCCGCCGCAGAACAACACCGCGACGAAAACGTCCGTGAGGCTGAATCACGCGAGGAGATCCTCGGAACGATCGGCCAGCACGGCGGCTACGTCAAAACCGGTTGGTGTGGTACGGAAGAGTGTGAGGACGAGATCAAAGACCAGATCGCCGCCGAAATCGTGTTGGTTCCCGGCGACGAAGAACCGATCCACGACAGCTGTGGTGTCTGTGGAGAGTCCGCAGAAACGACTGCCTACTTCGCCAAATCCTACTGA
- a CDS encoding transcriptional regulator, which produces MQGERETTRQQIATHIRNSPSPPGVLATEFAIPSSEVLSHVEHLARSLQSTDEQLLAAPPECRECGFSEFDDIINRPSRCPNCKSESIDEPVFMID; this is translated from the coding sequence ATGCAGGGTGAGCGCGAAACGACGCGCCAGCAGATCGCAACCCACATTCGAAACAGTCCGTCTCCTCCCGGCGTGCTCGCAACCGAGTTCGCCATTCCGAGCAGTGAGGTTCTCTCACACGTCGAGCACCTCGCTCGATCCCTTCAGTCGACCGATGAACAACTGCTCGCCGCACCGCCCGAGTGCCGAGAGTGTGGCTTCTCCGAGTTTGACGATATCATCAACCGTCCGTCGCGCTGTCCCAACTGCAAAAGCGAAAGCATCGACGAACCCGTGTTCATGATCGATTGA
- a CDS encoding thiol-disulfide oxidoreductase DCC family protein, giving the protein MKADRPVVVYDDDCGFCTWCTEWIVRHGAFDAVGFANVTPQQRSRLPADFTDCAHLLTDTEVYSCGEAVEEALIHAYPALQRPFGVVGRVPGYTDVRERLYDWVADHRAWFGRICSAEPPVESDRRR; this is encoded by the coding sequence ATGAAAGCTGACCGTCCTGTAGTCGTCTACGACGACGACTGTGGCTTTTGTACGTGGTGTACGGAGTGGATCGTGCGTCATGGCGCGTTCGATGCCGTCGGGTTCGCCAACGTGACACCCCAACAGCGGTCTCGGCTTCCAGCTGATTTCACCGACTGCGCTCACCTGCTCACCGACACTGAGGTGTACTCCTGTGGTGAAGCCGTCGAAGAGGCATTGATCCACGCATACCCCGCGCTACAGCGGCCGTTTGGTGTCGTCGGTCGCGTTCCGGGTTACACGGATGTCCGCGAACGACTGTACGACTGGGTTGCGGACCACCGGGCGTGGTTCGGACGGATTTGTAGCGCCGAGCCACCGGTCGAATCGGATCGCCGTCGGTAA
- a CDS encoding cupin domain-containing protein, giving the protein MEHVRIGSVDDWMGPASVKRPIGRALGTTALAINYYELAPGESFAFGYHRHTEQEEVFYVQSGTVTFETEAGEVTVESGEIIRFAPGGFQQGTNHGEERVTAIALGGPADPGDTEIRRDCPDCGDRTPQRIESADDALRTLCEHCGGETGRFT; this is encoded by the coding sequence ATGGAGCACGTACGGATCGGTTCGGTCGATGATTGGATGGGTCCGGCATCGGTCAAGCGACCCATCGGCCGGGCACTCGGAACGACGGCGCTGGCGATCAACTACTACGAACTCGCGCCGGGAGAGAGCTTCGCGTTCGGCTATCACCGCCACACCGAGCAAGAGGAGGTGTTTTACGTCCAGTCGGGGACGGTTACGTTCGAGACAGAAGCCGGCGAGGTGACAGTCGAGTCTGGGGAGATCATCCGGTTTGCGCCCGGCGGGTTCCAGCAAGGAACGAACCACGGCGAAGAGCGCGTTACGGCGATCGCGCTAGGGGGACCGGCGGACCCGGGCGACACCGAGATCCGTCGTGACTGTCCCGACTGTGGCGACCGGACGCCACAGCGCATCGAATCGGCCGACGACGCACTCCGTACGCTCTGTGAGCACTGTGGCGGAGAAACCGGGCGGTTCACATAG
- a CDS encoding diphthine--ammonia ligase, with product MTDTPWVSLFSGGKDSSWALYRALEAGHPIERLVTVHPEGDSYMYHVPATELASLAAESIGISLLNVRPEEFDTGAATDASEQGDREIEPLERALETLNEEQRIGGVTVGAVESDYQNARVKAMCDRLGAELFAPLWHENPTALAHSMLEAGFEITIVQVAAAGLDESWLGRTLDEQALRELRDLNDRYGVHVLGEGGEYETIVTDGPHMTHPIELEYDTEWDGQRGRLLLTDAWLGGTR from the coding sequence ATGACCGATACGCCGTGGGTAAGCCTCTTTTCAGGTGGTAAGGATTCCTCGTGGGCGCTCTATCGTGCGCTTGAGGCCGGCCATCCGATCGAGCGGCTCGTCACCGTGCATCCGGAGGGCGATTCGTACATGTACCACGTCCCAGCAACGGAGCTGGCGTCGCTGGCCGCCGAAAGCATCGGAATCTCCTTGTTGAACGTTCGTCCGGAGGAGTTCGATACCGGCGCAGCGACCGATGCGAGCGAGCAAGGGGACCGAGAGATCGAACCGCTTGAGCGCGCGCTCGAAACTCTCAACGAGGAGCAGAGGATCGGCGGCGTTACGGTTGGTGCAGTCGAGAGCGACTACCAGAACGCCCGCGTGAAAGCGATGTGCGACCGGCTCGGAGCGGAGTTGTTCGCGCCGCTATGGCACGAAAACCCCACAGCACTCGCGCACTCGATGCTCGAAGCCGGCTTCGAGATCACGATCGTACAGGTCGCCGCTGCCGGGCTGGATGAGTCATGGCTCGGACGAACACTCGACGAACAAGCACTCCGGGAACTCCGCGATCTCAACGACCGATACGGCGTGCACGTACTCGGGGAAGGCGGCGAGTACGAAACGATAGTCACTGACGGGCCGCACATGACGCACCCCATCGAACTCGAATACGACACTGAATGGGACGGCCAGCGTGGCCGTTTGCTCCTCACCGACGCGTGGCTCGGCGGAACCCGCTGA
- a CDS encoding carbonic anhydrase yields the protein MSDSISELLGRNEHHAREFENDRFEDVQDGQAPPFVTVCCSDSRVLQDELFENRTPGDVFTVGAIGNRVFEETATGLAVSGDVLYPLVHADTDTVVVIGHTGCGAVTATYKDIRDEIEEPAGIRHCIDLLKRRLADGVVALPEGLDESEAINRLVEYNVDQQIAILRESDDVPEDTDIVGVVYDFQDVYTDERGLVHVVNVDGVRDPEQIEAEHPELADRVQRLWTY from the coding sequence ATGTCAGATTCAATTAGCGAGTTGTTAGGACGGAACGAGCACCACGCGCGCGAGTTCGAAAACGACCGCTTCGAGGACGTCCAAGACGGGCAGGCACCGCCCTTTGTCACAGTGTGTTGTTCCGATTCGCGCGTGCTACAAGACGAACTGTTCGAAAACCGTACACCGGGCGACGTCTTCACGGTCGGAGCGATCGGCAACCGGGTGTTCGAGGAGACGGCCACTGGACTAGCCGTCTCGGGTGACGTGCTGTACCCACTGGTGCACGCCGATACGGACACGGTCGTCGTGATCGGCCACACCGGCTGTGGCGCCGTCACAGCTACCTACAAGGATATACGAGACGAGATCGAGGAGCCAGCCGGGATCCGTCACTGCATCGACCTGTTGAAACGGCGGCTCGCAGACGGCGTCGTGGCGCTGCCCGAAGGACTCGACGAGAGCGAGGCGATCAACCGGCTCGTGGAGTACAACGTCGACCAACAGATCGCGATCCTGCGCGAAAGCGACGACGTGCCCGAAGACACCGATATCGTCGGAGTGGTGTACGACTTCCAGGACGTGTACACCGACGAGCGTGGGCTGGTCCACGTCGTCAACGTCGACGGGGTGCGCGATCCCGAGCAGATCGAAGCGGAACACCCCGAACTCGCCGATCGCGTCCAACGGCTCTGGACGTACTGA
- a CDS encoding diaminobutyrate--2-oxoglutarate transaminase encodes MVDADELLAQQAARESNARTYPRHLPITIETATGLTVEDADGNSYLDCLAGAGSLALGHNHPVVVDAIERALKNERPHHTLDLTTPLKERFVDALFESLPDRFVSSAKIQFCSPAGTDAVEAALKLVKTATGNRDVLAFQGGYHGMTTGALSLMGDVDVKSDVSGLMPGVHHLPYPYDYRSPFGSASGHETASRYVEHVLDDPNGGIGEPAGLITELVQGEGGVIPAPDAWTREIRRITRERDIPLIVDEIQTGLGRTGELYAFEHADITPDVVTLSKAIGGGLPLAVIVYDERFDVWEPGAHAGTFRGHQLAMAAGRATIEYVLDNDLDEHADQMGTRLESLLERTDEQFDVIGDVRGRGLMLGVEIVDPEGTAVESVGSSGASDEHTPPYPEHPDLAKRIQSACLDRGLIIERGGRAGATMRFLPPLTVSKAQIDEIAAIFHEAVVTATATEGAR; translated from the coding sequence ATGGTAGACGCTGATGAGCTGTTGGCTCAGCAGGCCGCTCGGGAATCGAACGCTCGGACGTATCCTCGTCATCTTCCGATCACCATCGAGACGGCTACGGGGCTAACGGTCGAGGACGCGGATGGGAACAGCTATCTCGACTGTCTCGCCGGTGCGGGGAGCCTCGCGTTGGGGCACAACCACCCGGTCGTGGTCGACGCGATCGAGCGCGCGTTGAAAAACGAGCGTCCCCATCACACGCTCGATCTCACGACGCCGCTCAAAGAACGGTTCGTTGATGCGTTGTTCGAAAGTTTGCCCGACCGGTTCGTCTCCTCGGCGAAGATCCAGTTTTGCAGTCCTGCAGGGACCGATGCCGTGGAGGCGGCACTAAAACTGGTAAAAACCGCGACCGGCAACCGAGACGTGCTGGCGTTTCAGGGTGGTTACCACGGGATGACCACCGGTGCGTTGAGCCTGATGGGCGACGTTGATGTCAAATCCGACGTGTCCGGCTTGATGCCCGGCGTCCACCACCTGCCGTACCCCTACGACTACCGGAGTCCGTTCGGTTCGGCATCCGGACACGAGACTGCCAGCCGATACGTCGAGCACGTGTTGGACGATCCCAACGGTGGTATCGGGGAGCCAGCGGGATTGATCACCGAACTCGTTCAGGGGGAGGGGGGCGTTATTCCCGCGCCCGACGCGTGGACACGGGAGATCCGACGAATCACGCGAGAGCGTGACATCCCTCTCATCGTGGACGAGATTCAAACCGGACTCGGACGGACTGGCGAGCTGTACGCGTTCGAACACGCCGACATCACGCCCGACGTCGTGACGCTCTCGAAGGCGATCGGTGGAGGACTTCCGCTGGCGGTGATCGTGTATGATGAGCGCTTCGACGTTTGGGAGCCGGGTGCCCACGCGGGAACGTTCCGTGGACACCAGCTGGCGATGGCGGCTGGTCGGGCGACGATCGAGTACGTGCTCGACAACGACCTAGACGAGCACGCGGATCAGATGGGTACACGGCTCGAATCCCTGCTCGAACGAACTGACGAGCAGTTCGACGTGATCGGCGACGTTCGGGGTCGAGGACTGATGCTCGGTGTCGAGATCGTCGATCCAGAAGGCACTGCCGTCGAAAGTGTCGGTTCGAGCGGGGCGTCCGACGAGCATACCCCTCCGTATCCGGAACATCCCGACCTCGCAAAACGGATCCAATCGGCGTGCCTCGATCGGGGGTTGATCATCGAGCGGGGGGGCCGCGCAGGCGCAACGATGCGATTTCTCCCGCCGTTGACCGTTTCGAAAGCACAGATCGACGAGATTGCGGCTATCTTCCACGAAGCGGTGGTAACCGCGACAGCTACGGAGGGTGCTCGATGA
- a CDS encoding nucleotidyltransferase family protein: protein MHAVVLAGGYATRLWPITRHRPKMLLPVGETTVIDRILTELEGDDRIENVYLSTNESFADDFRSHLEDEGYEKTTLSIEDTTEESEKFGVMGALGQLVEREGIDDQLLVVAGDNLMGFEMSEFIDYFEERQAPTLAAYDVGSREKAKSYGLLALDGEQVVDVQEKPDDPKSTLVSIACYAFPAQSIRFEEYLSGDNNPDEPGWFIEWLQDRENVYAYSFDEAWFDIGTPESYLEALDWALDGSSFVHETASVTNCDIGENVHIMADSELTDVTLSNTVVFPNSELSNTELTETVVDEHVTIDDAVLSGALVGPYSRLS from the coding sequence ATGCACGCAGTCGTCCTGGCTGGTGGTTACGCTACCCGATTGTGGCCGATCACCCGTCACCGTCCCAAGATGCTCCTTCCAGTCGGTGAAACGACCGTCATCGATCGGATTCTCACAGAGCTTGAGGGGGATGACCGCATCGAGAACGTGTATCTAAGCACGAACGAGAGCTTTGCTGATGACTTCAGATCTCATCTCGAAGACGAAGGGTATGAGAAAACGACGCTCTCGATCGAGGATACGACCGAAGAGAGCGAGAAGTTCGGTGTCATGGGGGCATTGGGCCAACTCGTCGAGCGCGAAGGTATCGACGACCAGTTGCTCGTCGTCGCCGGGGACAACCTCATGGGCTTTGAGATGTCGGAGTTCATCGACTACTTCGAGGAACGCCAAGCTCCGACGCTCGCAGCGTACGACGTGGGATCCCGTGAAAAAGCGAAATCGTACGGACTGCTCGCACTCGATGGCGAACAGGTAGTGGACGTACAGGAAAAACCCGACGATCCAAAGAGCACGCTCGTCTCGATCGCCTGCTATGCGTTTCCCGCCCAGTCGATCCGGTTCGAGGAGTATCTCTCGGGAGACAACAATCCCGACGAACCGGGTTGGTTCATCGAGTGGCTTCAGGATCGCGAGAACGTGTACGCATACAGCTTCGACGAAGCGTGGTTCGACATCGGCACGCCGGAAAGCTATCTCGAAGCGCTCGACTGGGCGCTCGATGGCTCGTCGTTCGTTCACGAAACCGCCAGCGTTACGAACTGCGATATCGGTGAGAACGTTCACATTATGGCCGACAGCGAGCTAACGGACGTCACCCTTTCGAACACCGTCGTCTTTCCGAACTCGGAGCTGTCCAACACGGAACTTACCGAAACGGTCGTCGACGAACACGTCACGATCGACGATGCGGTGCTTTCGGGAGCACTCGTCGGACCGTACTCACGGCTGTCGTGA
- a CDS encoding acyl-CoA dehydrogenase family protein, which yields MLDYVDLEADLSAEERLIRDTAREFVADKLESEIGEHWIEGTFPTDLIPEMGDLGFYAPNLEGYGLPGVSETAYGLLMAELEACDSGLRSMASVQGALVMYPIHAYGSEAQKDDWLEPLGAGEAVGCFGLTEPQHGSNPSGMETTAKHDDDGYVLNGSKTWITNAPIADVALVWARVTDGDGADDGSVRGFLVETDREGVTTNEIKEKLSLRASITGEIGLNGVHVPEESVLPGVEGMKGPLACLTQARYGIAWGTVGAARNCFETARQYALDREQFGGPIARFQLQQEKLAEMATQITLAQLLAHRLADLKERGDLRPQQVSMAKRNNVRVARNQSRIAREILGGNGITADYSPMRHLTNMETVYTYEGTHDIHSLILGQDLTGVAAFE from the coding sequence ATGCTCGATTACGTGGATTTGGAGGCGGATCTCTCGGCGGAGGAGCGGCTGATCCGGGATACGGCACGGGAGTTCGTCGCCGACAAGCTCGAATCTGAGATCGGCGAGCACTGGATCGAAGGGACGTTTCCGACCGACCTCATCCCGGAGATGGGCGATCTCGGATTTTACGCGCCAAATCTTGAAGGGTACGGACTGCCGGGCGTGAGTGAAACGGCCTACGGGCTGTTGATGGCCGAACTCGAAGCCTGTGATTCGGGGCTGCGGTCGATGGCCAGCGTCCAAGGGGCGCTCGTGATGTATCCGATCCATGCCTACGGCTCCGAAGCCCAGAAAGACGACTGGCTGGAGCCACTCGGTGCGGGCGAGGCGGTCGGCTGTTTCGGACTGACAGAACCACAGCACGGCTCGAATCCCTCGGGGATGGAAACCACAGCCAAACATGATGACGATGGGTACGTTCTGAACGGCTCGAAAACGTGGATCACCAACGCGCCGATCGCCGACGTCGCGCTCGTGTGGGCACGCGTGACCGATGGAGATGGAGCCGACGACGGCTCTGTTCGTGGCTTTCTGGTCGAAACCGATCGAGAAGGCGTCACCACCAACGAAATCAAAGAGAAGCTCTCGCTGCGAGCGTCCATCACGGGTGAGATCGGTCTAAACGGCGTTCACGTGCCCGAAGAAAGCGTTTTGCCGGGAGTCGAGGGAATGAAAGGACCGCTCGCGTGTCTGACTCAGGCGCGCTACGGCATCGCGTGGGGTACGGTCGGCGCGGCGCGGAACTGTTTCGAAACCGCCCGACAGTACGCGCTCGATCGGGAACAGTTCGGGGGACCGATCGCGCGCTTCCAGCTTCAACAGGAGAAGCTCGCGGAGATGGCGACCCAAATCACGCTCGCCCAGCTGCTCGCTCACCGGCTGGCCGATCTCAAAGAACGCGGCGATCTCCGGCCACAACAGGTGTCGATGGCGAAACGCAACAACGTTCGCGTGGCCCGGAATCAGTCCCGGATCGCTCGTGAAATCCTCGGGGGCAACGGCATCACCGCTGATTACTCGCCGATGCGTCATCTCACGAACATGGAAACCGTCTACACCTACGAGGGAACCCATGACATCCACTCGCTCATCCTCGGACAGGATCTGACCGGCGTTGCAGCGTTCGAATAG
- a CDS encoding type 1 glutamine amidotransferase — protein MVQLRFALLNASTTEAAIPSTNRNFRRELDADLTEFLVSRGQLPDSFEFDGVIVTGSAASAYWEEDWIEDTREWIQGAHERGLPILGVCFGHQLLASALGGTVAEMDEFEIGYREVSHEDSPLFSGIDDRFTVFITHGDRVIELPDGGERIAENEYGVHGFRVGHAFGVQFHPEYDMETAAAVTRRKEFLGEDRIESVLAGITDEQYAEACQAKQLFDNFTEYAAQIHRTPA, from the coding sequence ATGGTACAGTTGCGTTTTGCGTTGTTGAACGCGTCCACGACGGAGGCTGCCATCCCCTCGACTAACCGGAATTTCCGGCGGGAGTTGGACGCCGATCTCACGGAGTTTCTCGTTTCCCGCGGACAGCTCCCCGACTCGTTCGAGTTCGATGGGGTAATCGTCACTGGATCGGCTGCATCGGCGTACTGGGAGGAGGACTGGATCGAGGACACCCGCGAGTGGATACAGGGGGCGCATGAGCGAGGGCTGCCGATCCTGGGCGTCTGTTTCGGCCACCAGCTGCTCGCCTCGGCGCTCGGTGGAACCGTCGCGGAGATGGACGAGTTCGAGATCGGCTATCGGGAGGTGTCACACGAGGACTCACCGCTGTTCTCGGGGATCGACGACCGATTCACCGTCTTTATCACGCATGGAGACCGCGTAATCGAACTTCCCGACGGAGGAGAGCGGATCGCCGAAAACGAGTACGGCGTTCACGGCTTTCGTGTCGGCCACGCGTTCGGGGTGCAGTTCCACCCCGAATACGACATGGAAACCGCTGCGGCTGTCACCCGACGCAAGGAATTCCTCGGAGAGGACCGCATCGAGTCGGTGCTCGCAGGCATCACCGACGAACAGTACGCCGAGGCCTGCCAAGCGAAACAGCTGTTCGACAACTTCACCGAGTACGCCGCGCAGATCCACCGCACACCGGCGTGA
- a CDS encoding DUF6757 family protein, whose translation MQCHYCETEAAMSVEKDGVKVGLCQQHFRARFEELQSEGWLEELQEKLNTERVE comes from the coding sequence ATGCAGTGTCACTACTGCGAGACGGAGGCTGCCATGTCCGTCGAAAAAGATGGTGTGAAGGTCGGACTGTGTCAGCAGCATTTCCGCGCCAGGTTCGAGGAGCTACAATCAGAGGGGTGGCTCGAAGAGCTTCAGGAGAAGCTGAACACAGAGCGCGTCGAATGA